A window of Zingiber officinale cultivar Zhangliang chromosome 5A, Zo_v1.1, whole genome shotgun sequence contains these coding sequences:
- the LOC121982094 gene encoding protein LONGIFOLIA 1-like codes for MLIEMTPGVVSHGGVLEEQRLERQIGCMAGFLQLFDRGHIVVGRRGFSTRPLTTPSIAGSSSPSTRSDSSLPSLFKESQPPPPSSPEICPSSPESRAETPARRSLPLPLQVFETCDGGKTLWRIREGPRLSLDSRAVIDAKGKLHRRQIQTAAQVNTRAQSDASEAGEEQRRSTSVVVRLMGLEGLPSHRHEGGAETDGAKLRRSSSESRVRKDPSCNGFVDVCSIQNELPAPAKSEQISTEEFFKSVSLAKFNLNNTRKAMPPSKNAQLPRKVFDAEDFYPDPKRPGTLYGEIEKRLRMRGIHEPAKDMETVKQILEALQLKGLLHSNPSHVVNGRRSSYNNQRRIQEDAPIVIMKPVTKPLRGPTSELPTLPPKSGAARQAPPLLRRERSPVDRLVSVGNGRRNREPKSSERPSSPVNRRPQNTVVHKSLQTQRRTSPGVSPKSSPKRLGPDSLAIRSPRSRRLTDPSSEERAHSLAEDDNSTTFSKNSSIASSQLDIMRPKAEEYRGRNILERCDKLVHSIAAFTGTVQSTESNLQPSPVSVLDSLAFLSEEGSPSPLTKRSIDFKDLLTEDREESQWSSIESTIGGEADGGPEGVDPDYAYVCEVVRACDRYGDACASVYAILEKRRAGDSCKAGRPHRRLIFDTVAEILNRMRQVYPWDAFSRVVSSPPAPRRVEVLLRRVWTDIRHLRELASEAECGMEDAAVGGAVRKDIDGRRTGDGWSRPGPELSDTVLQIERLIFKDLVAETIRDLATARRLVPRRKLEF; via the exons atgttGATCGAGATGACGCCCGGCGTCGTCAGCCATGGAGGAGTCCTCGAGGAGCAGCGCCTCGAGCGGCAGATCGGCTGCATGGCTGGGTTCCTCCAGCTGTTCGATCGTGGACATATCGTCGTCGGCAGGCGTGGCTTCTCGACCCGCCCGCTCACCACCCCTTCG ATTGCCGGGTCGAGTTCGCCGTCGACGAGATCAGATTCTTCTTTGCCGTCGTTGTTTAAGGAGAGCCAGCCTCCTCCTCCCTCTTCGCCGGAGATATGCCCTTCCTCCCCAGAGAGCCGGGCAGAGACACCTGCCCGGCGGTCACTTCCCCTGCCGCTCCAGGTCTTTGAGACCTGCGACGGAGGGAAGACGTTGTGGAGGATCCGCGAAGGTCCAAGGCTCTCTCTCGACAGCCGCGCGGTGATTGACGCGAAGGGAAAGCTCCATCGGCGCCAGATCCAGACGGCTGCTCAGGTTAACACCAGAGCCCAATCTGACGCCTCCGAAGCAGGGGAGGAGCAGAGGCGATCTACCAGCGTCGTTGTGCGGCTAATGGGTCTAGAGGGTCTTCCGAGCCATCGCCACGAGGGGGGAGCCGAGACAGATGGGGCCaagctccggcgatcttcctctGAGTCACGCGTCCGGAAGGATCCATCGTGCAACGGCTTCGTTGACGTGTGCTCGATCCAAAATGAACTTCCGGCTCCTGCGAAATCTGAACAGATCTCCACCGAGGAGTTCTTTAAGTCAGTCAGCCTGGCCAAGTTCAATCTCAATAACACGAGGAAGGCAATGCCGCCATCCAAGAACGCACAGCTGCCGCGGAAGGTCTTCGACGCCGAGGACTTCTACCCGGATCCAAAGCGTCCTGGGACGCTCTATGGAGAGATCGAGAAGCGGCTAAGGATGCGAGGAATCCACGAACCTGCGAAGGACATGGAAACAGTAAAGCAAATTTTGGAAGCGCTTCAGCTAAAAGGACTCCTCCACTCCAACCCTTCTCACGTCGTCAATGGCCGCCGCAGTTCCTACAACAACCAGCGCCGGATCCAAGAAGACGCTCCAATCGTCATCATGAAACCTGTAACCAAGCCCCTACGAGGGCCGACAAGCGAGTTGCCTACGCTGCCGCCCAAAAGCGGCGCTGCACGCCAGGCCCCGCCGCTTCTCCGTCGTGAGCGCTCGCCTGTCGATCGTCTCGTGAGTGTAGGAAATGGGCGGAGGAATCGAGAGCCAAAGTCATCGGAGAGGCCGAGCTCGCCGGTGAACCGGCGACCACAAAATACGGTGGTCCACAAGAGTTTGCAGACACAAAGGAGGACCTCAcctggcgtatccccaaagtctAGTCCAAAGAGATTGGGGCCGGATTCTCTGGCTATCCGATCGCCGAGAAGCCGGCGGTTGACGGATCCATCTTCCGAGGAGAGGGCTCATTCACTGGCGGAGGACGATAACTCCACCACGTTTTCCAAAAACAGCAGTATTGCGTCCTCTCAATTGGACATCATG AGACCCAAGGCAGAGGAGTACAGAGGACGAAATATCCTGGAGCGCTGCGACAAGCTCGTGCACAGCATCGCAGCTTTCACCGGGACGGTGCAATCGACGGAGTCGAACCTGCAACCAAGCCCCGTTTCCGTACTCGATTCGCTCGCATTCCTCAGCGAAGAGGGTTCGCCCTCCCCCCTAACCAAGCGCTCCATCGACTTCAAAG ATCTTCTGACGGAAGACAGGGAGGAATCACAGTGGTCCTCGATCGAATCAACCATCGGAGGGGAGGCGGACGGCGGACCGGAGGGTGTCGATCCCGACTACGCCTACGTCTGTGAGGTCGTCCGCGCATGCGACCGCTACGGCGACGCGTGCGCTTCCGTGTACGCGATCCTGGAGAAGCGCCGAGCTGGCGACTCGTGCAAGGCCGGCCGTCCCCACCGCCGCCTCATTTTCGACACGGTGGCCGAGATCCTCAACCGGATGCGCCAGGTGTACCCCTGGGACGCCTTTTCGCGGGTCGTCAGCTCCCCTCCGGCACCGCGCAGGGTGGAGGTGCTACTTCGACGTGTATGGACAGATATACGGCACTTACGCGAGCTGGCATCGGAGGCGGAGTGCGGCATGGAGGACGCCGCCGTGGGTGGTGCGGTGCGGAAGGACATCGATGGAAGGAGGACAGGCGACGGATGGTCCCGGCCGGGCCCCGAGCTGTCCGACACTGTCCTTCAGATCGAGAGGCTAATCTTCAAGGACCTCGTCGCGGAGACAATCCGCGATCTCGCCACCGCTCGCCGCCTGGTTCCCCGCCGCAAGCTCGAATTCTAA